From one Planctomycetota bacterium genomic stretch:
- a CDS encoding c-type cytochrome, giving the protein MATSARAAEPAGENLAGDAHLRRPVAAAFLHGQRTIAVANARSGSLSLLDAATGQVQRETTVAESLSSLVAIDDEHVVVADQDAGRLYLLRVTADGIERRTEAIVENPARLAWHARQHCLAVATLWSRRIEFYHFERDSVDGASLVCNKRDITLPFAPRCLTWSPDGRWLVVADAFGPNLAVIEAERGKLHAVRQIRGHNLAGLAFDHAGRNVLVTHQRLDQHAPILPDNLATGTLMDNFLSVVALDDLLDVKARGSLRTFELRLGMPDDGAGDPAEVAVLDERRLAISLAGTNQVATVIDLHEVSMRINVGARPGALLVADKGGRLFVVNRLDDSLGAVDWRGEKLLAEWSLGPRGSEYPRDRGERLFYDARLSPDRWMSCHSCHTEGHTGGLLADTLGDETFGTPKRTPTLLGTSITDPWNWSGSLRELRDQVRKSFDTTMHAPHVTVEQVDDVVAFLHTLRRPPPLEPPRDDTDRAQIARGRAVFDARGCAACHVPPLTYTSPAAYDVGLADERGQAKFNPPSLRGIGHSAGYFHDRRAATLRDAFTEYGHQLDDPLTSGELEDLLRFLRSL; this is encoded by the coding sequence GTGGCGACCTCTGCGCGGGCCGCTGAGCCGGCGGGGGAAAACCTGGCGGGCGATGCTCACTTGCGCCGGCCCGTGGCGGCGGCGTTCTTGCATGGCCAGCGGACCATTGCCGTGGCCAACGCGCGGTCGGGGAGCCTGAGCTTGCTCGATGCCGCGACCGGCCAGGTCCAGCGCGAAACAACGGTGGCCGAGTCGCTGTCGAGTCTGGTGGCGATCGACGACGAGCATGTTGTCGTGGCCGACCAGGACGCCGGTCGGCTGTATCTATTGCGCGTGACGGCCGACGGCATCGAGCGCCGCACTGAAGCTATCGTTGAAAACCCGGCCCGCCTGGCTTGGCACGCCAGGCAGCATTGCCTGGCGGTCGCTACTCTCTGGTCGCGCCGAATCGAGTTCTATCACTTCGAGCGCGATTCGGTGGACGGTGCCAGTCTCGTGTGCAACAAGCGCGACATCACACTCCCGTTCGCGCCGCGCTGCCTGACCTGGTCCCCCGATGGCCGCTGGTTGGTCGTGGCCGACGCCTTTGGGCCGAACCTGGCGGTGATCGAGGCTGAGCGCGGAAAGCTGCATGCGGTGCGGCAAATCCGCGGTCACAACCTGGCCGGCCTGGCGTTCGATCACGCGGGCCGCAACGTACTGGTGACCCATCAACGGCTTGACCAGCACGCGCCGATTCTGCCCGACAACCTGGCGACCGGCACGCTGATGGACAACTTTCTCAGCGTCGTCGCGCTCGATGACTTGCTCGACGTGAAAGCGCGCGGCTCGTTGCGCACCTTCGAACTGCGACTGGGCATGCCCGACGATGGGGCCGGCGACCCGGCCGAAGTGGCGGTCCTCGACGAGCGGCGCTTGGCGATTTCGCTGGCCGGCACCAACCAGGTGGCCACGGTGATCGACCTGCACGAGGTGTCGATGCGGATCAACGTCGGCGCGCGACCCGGTGCGCTCTTGGTGGCCGACAAAGGGGGCCGCTTGTTCGTCGTCAATCGGCTCGACGACTCGTTGGGCGCCGTAGACTGGCGGGGCGAGAAGCTTCTGGCCGAATGGTCGCTCGGACCGCGTGGGTCCGAGTATCCGCGCGATCGCGGTGAGCGGTTGTTTTACGACGCTCGCCTTTCGCCCGACCGGTGGATGAGTTGCCACAGTTGCCACACCGAAGGGCACACGGGCGGCCTGCTGGCCGACACGCTCGGCGACGAAACATTCGGCACGCCCAAGCGGACGCCGACACTGCTGGGCACCTCGATCACCGATCCGTGGAATTGGAGCGGCAGCCTCCGCGAGCTGCGCGACCAGGTCCGCAAGTCGTTCGACACCACGATGCACGCCCCGCACGTCACGGTCGAGCAGGTTGATGACGTGGTGGCGTTTTTGCACACGCTCCGCCGGCCGCCACCGCTCGAGCCGCCGCGCGACGACACCGACCGGGCGCAGATCGCCCGCGGACGCGCCGTGTTCGACGCGCGGGGCTGCGCCGCCTGTCACGTGCCGCCACTGACGTACACCTCGCCAGCGGCGTACGACGTGGGACTGGCCGACGAGCGCGGACAAGCGAAGTTCAATCCGCCGTCGCTGCGCGGCATCGGCCACTCGGCCGGCTACTTCCACGATCGCCGCGCCGCCACGCTCCGCGACGCATTCACCGAATACGGCCACCAGCTCGACGATCCGCTCACCTCTGGTGAGTTGGAAGACCTGCTGCGGTTCCTGCGCAGCTTGTAA
- a CDS encoding S8 family peptidase produces the protein MNTAPIYRLPPWRCEATLRAEQLTEVVDWSLAAYHVPDQWKTTMGQNVRVAVLDTGIDATHPDLAAAIDATADFTGSPVGANDRQGHGTHTAGTIAARRNGRGVVGVAPECRLLVGKVLGDDGSGSDQSVAAGIDWAVAQGADIVSMSLGSPQPSPAIYAAIRRACDAGKFVVCAAGNDGAQADADTINYPGRWKETVAVAAVDSQGHVAEFSSRGPEIDIAAPGVNILSTFLNSGYARLSGTSMATPFVAGVVALMLSKHRALGSSTPLANVTDLREHLRRTATPAAPQEPDPAYGWGLIDPNKLVADDASPVAPPATIAPPATSPPSIPELRQPITLVIAGQPIVGAWVFTPDQATSPPPTNTASVA, from the coding sequence ATGAACACTGCACCGATCTACCGCTTGCCCCCGTGGCGCTGCGAAGCGACCCTACGCGCCGAGCAATTGACCGAAGTGGTCGACTGGTCGCTGGCGGCGTATCACGTGCCCGACCAGTGGAAGACCACGATGGGTCAGAACGTCCGCGTGGCGGTCCTCGACACCGGCATCGACGCGACGCATCCCGACCTGGCCGCGGCCATCGACGCCACGGCCGACTTCACGGGCAGCCCGGTCGGCGCAAACGATCGCCAAGGCCACGGCACCCACACCGCCGGCACAATTGCCGCGCGGCGCAACGGGCGCGGCGTGGTCGGCGTGGCGCCCGAATGCCGGCTGCTGGTCGGCAAGGTCCTGGGCGATGACGGCAGCGGCAGCGATCAGAGCGTCGCCGCCGGCATCGACTGGGCCGTGGCGCAAGGGGCCGACATTGTTTCGATGAGCCTGGGGAGTCCGCAGCCCAGCCCGGCGATCTATGCCGCGATTCGTCGCGCGTGCGACGCGGGCAAGTTCGTCGTCTGTGCCGCCGGCAACGACGGCGCGCAAGCCGACGCCGACACGATCAATTATCCCGGCCGCTGGAAAGAAACCGTGGCCGTCGCGGCCGTCGACAGCCAGGGGCACGTCGCCGAGTTTTCCAGTCGCGGTCCCGAGATCGACATTGCCGCGCCGGGCGTGAACATCTTGAGCACGTTTTTGAACTCGGGCTACGCCCGACTGTCGGGCACGTCGATGGCCACGCCTTTCGTGGCCGGCGTGGTGGCGCTGATGTTGTCGAAGCATCGCGCTCTGGGAAGCAGCACGCCGCTGGCCAATGTCACCGATCTGCGCGAGCACCTCCGCCGCACGGCCACGCCCGCCGCGCCGCAAGAGCCCGACCCAGCGTACGGCTGGGGCCTGATCGACCCGAACAAGTTGGTGGCCGACGACGCGTCGCCAGTCGCCCCTCCGGCCACGATCGCGCCGCCAGCAACAAGTCCGCCGTCGATACCCGAGTTGCGTCAACCGATAACGCTGGTGATTGCCGGGCAGCCGATCGTCGGCGCGTGGGTCTTCACCCCCGACCAAGCAACCTCGCCGCCACCGACAAACACCGCGAGCGTCGCATAA
- a CDS encoding ParB N-terminal domain-containing protein: MQVRDRIVEFIRVPARSLRPNPRNWRTHPPAQQDALRGLLAEVGYAEALVARRLNDGELELIDGHLRAETTPDMDVPVLVVDVSDAEADKLLATLDPLAAQAGADEALLTELLSRVETEHDAVRQLLDSLLKDSDTAAPTEQSAPPDVNIDALFQVVAECRDEADQKSLFERLQAEGYQCRLLML, from the coding sequence ATGCAAGTCCGTGATCGGATCGTGGAGTTCATCCGCGTGCCGGCGCGCTCGTTGCGCCCCAATCCGCGCAACTGGCGGACGCATCCACCGGCCCAACAAGATGCCCTGCGCGGCTTGCTGGCCGAGGTCGGTTATGCCGAGGCGCTGGTCGCGCGGCGCCTGAATGATGGCGAGCTGGAACTGATCGACGGCCACCTGCGGGCCGAGACCACGCCCGACATGGACGTGCCGGTGCTGGTCGTCGATGTCAGCGATGCCGAGGCGGACAAGCTGCTGGCCACGCTCGACCCGCTGGCCGCCCAGGCTGGCGCGGACGAAGCGTTGCTGACCGAACTGCTGTCCCGCGTCGAGACCGAGCACGACGCCGTGCGGCAGTTGCTCGACTCGCTGCTGAAAGACTCCGACACCGCCGCTCCGACGGAACAAAGCGCGCCGCCCGACGTGAACATCGATGCGCTGTTTCAGGTGGTGGCCGAGTGCCGCGACGAAGCCGACCAGAAGTCGCTCTTCGAGCGTCTGCAAGCCGAGGGCTACCAATGCCGGCTGTTGATGCTTTGA
- a CDS encoding ABC transporter ATP-binding protein — translation MPQLTIQLDCPLYDSFRVQQLAGMFDVPLARKLSERFDVEVPDLAADDWRIGLIVGPSGSGKSTLARQWIGAHLAEPAPWPDDAAVVDGFGDRPIKEITGLLTAVGFSSPPSWIKPYRVLSGGEKFRCDLARALALVGRDAAPAGATPIVAFDEFTSVVDRIVAQIGSAAVAKAIRQRRARCRFVAITCHYDVAEWLEPDWVVDMAARRAERRRLRRPAIELRIGRTHRDTWRLFARHHYLSGQLAPTARCYLATWRDAPVCFCALLPALGRRGHWRISRVVTLPDFQGIGIGLRVAEGIAEQYRRDGNRVNITASHPALLAHCRRSPLWRAVRVVKTGRRSPTFLKHYRASAGRAVVSFEYLGQQPAAGEHAL, via the coding sequence ATGCCACAACTGACCATCCAACTCGACTGTCCCCTGTATGACTCGTTCCGGGTCCAGCAATTGGCCGGGATGTTCGACGTGCCGCTCGCGCGAAAGCTTTCGGAGAGGTTTGACGTCGAGGTGCCCGACCTGGCGGCCGATGATTGGCGGATCGGCTTGATCGTCGGGCCGAGCGGCAGTGGCAAAAGCACGCTCGCCCGCCAGTGGATCGGCGCGCACCTCGCGGAACCGGCCCCCTGGCCCGATGATGCGGCCGTGGTCGATGGTTTTGGCGACCGGCCGATCAAGGAGATCACCGGGTTGCTGACCGCGGTTGGTTTCAGCTCGCCCCCGTCGTGGATCAAGCCGTACCGCGTGCTCAGCGGCGGCGAAAAGTTCCGCTGCGATCTGGCTCGGGCGTTGGCGCTCGTCGGACGCGATGCAGCGCCGGCCGGCGCGACGCCGATCGTGGCCTTTGACGAGTTCACCAGCGTCGTCGATCGGATCGTCGCGCAAATCGGTTCGGCCGCGGTCGCCAAGGCGATTCGGCAGAGGCGGGCCCGCTGTCGCTTCGTGGCGATCACTTGCCACTACGACGTGGCCGAGTGGCTGGAACCTGACTGGGTGGTTGATATGGCCGCGCGGCGCGCCGAGCGGAGGCGTCTTCGGCGGCCGGCGATCGAGCTGCGCATCGGCCGCACGCACCGGGACACGTGGCGGCTGTTCGCTCGTCATCACTATCTGAGCGGCCAGCTCGCGCCGACCGCGCGTTGCTACCTGGCCACCTGGCGCGACGCGCCGGTTTGCTTCTGCGCCCTGTTGCCGGCGCTCGGCCGGCGCGGGCACTGGCGGATTTCGCGCGTTGTCACGCTTCCCGACTTTCAGGGGATTGGCATCGGCCTGCGCGTGGCCGAGGGGATTGCCGAACAGTATCGGCGCGATGGTAACCGTGTGAACATCACGGCCAGCCACCCGGCGCTCTTGGCCCACTGTCGCCGGTCGCCGTTGTGGCGCGCGGTGCGCGTGGTGAAGACCGGCCGGCGGAGCCCGACGTTTTTGAAGCACTACCGCGCTTCGGCTGGCCGCGCCGTGGTGTCGTTCGAATACTTGGGACAACAACCCGCCGCAGGTGAGCACGCCCTATGA
- a CDS encoding phage portal protein yields the protein MIDSTHQPDDVGTLNRLQQRLREACDDLWSSFVDPREPFYDDGGEWLALGAAGEAFGVRGAPFTTEVELRQIRLHARRLAVGNEFALNALENRVNYLVGAGHNYRAAPVKGRAPAVEAVAAVQQLLDDFVRDNRWHRRQQELVLRADRDGEAFLRFFFAPDGTTRLRFVEPSQVSTPPDVPASPADSLGIQTETDDVESVVGYWIDGQLIAVDEVQHRKANVDINVKRGLPLLFPVAKNLRRAEKLLRNMTTVAEIQSAIALIRRHRNATRGALQQFVAGQADATQAGPAGRAAYLKRYAPGTILDAHADVDYEFPTAGLDAGSFVTVLQAELRAIAARLVMPEFMLTSDASNANYASTMVAESPAIRMFERLQAQLIEDDLDVLWRVVRHAARVGRLPADVAALVEIQAVPPSLAMRDRLQEAQLYKLQYEAGLLSPQTWSQLSGLDYDQEQANLAQARSKEKKS from the coding sequence ATGATCGACAGCACTCATCAACCGGACGACGTAGGCACCCTGAATCGTTTACAGCAGCGGCTCCGCGAAGCTTGTGATGACTTGTGGAGCAGCTTCGTCGACCCGCGCGAGCCGTTTTATGACGACGGCGGCGAGTGGCTGGCCTTGGGGGCCGCGGGAGAGGCCTTCGGCGTGCGCGGCGCGCCGTTCACCACCGAGGTCGAGCTGCGCCAGATTCGCCTGCACGCGCGTCGGCTGGCCGTGGGGAATGAGTTCGCGCTTAACGCCTTGGAGAATCGGGTCAACTACCTGGTCGGCGCGGGGCACAACTACCGGGCCGCGCCGGTCAAGGGACGCGCGCCGGCGGTCGAGGCGGTCGCGGCCGTGCAGCAGTTGCTTGACGACTTTGTCCGCGACAATCGTTGGCACCGCCGACAGCAAGAGCTTGTCCTTCGCGCCGACCGGGACGGCGAAGCGTTTCTGCGATTCTTCTTCGCGCCGGACGGAACGACGCGGCTGCGGTTCGTCGAGCCCAGCCAGGTGAGCACGCCCCCCGACGTGCCCGCGAGCCCGGCCGACAGCCTGGGCATTCAAACCGAGACGGACGATGTTGAATCGGTCGTCGGCTATTGGATCGACGGCCAGTTGATCGCCGTCGACGAAGTACAACACCGCAAGGCCAACGTCGATATCAACGTCAAGCGCGGCTTGCCCTTGTTGTTCCCAGTGGCCAAGAACCTGCGCCGGGCCGAAAAGCTGTTGCGTAACATGACGACCGTAGCCGAGATTCAATCGGCCATCGCCTTGATTCGCCGGCATCGCAACGCCACGCGCGGGGCGCTCCAGCAATTTGTCGCCGGGCAGGCCGACGCCACGCAGGCCGGGCCGGCGGGACGCGCGGCTTACCTGAAGCGTTACGCGCCGGGGACCATTCTCGACGCCCATGCCGACGTCGACTACGAGTTCCCGACCGCGGGGCTCGACGCCGGCAGCTTTGTCACGGTGCTGCAAGCCGAGTTGCGGGCGATTGCTGCGCGGTTGGTGATGCCCGAGTTCATGCTCACCAGCGACGCCTCGAACGCCAACTACGCCTCGACGATGGTGGCCGAGAGTCCGGCCATTCGGATGTTCGAGCGGTTGCAGGCGCAGTTGATCGAAGACGACTTGGACGTGTTGTGGCGGGTCGTGCGTCACGCGGCCCGGGTCGGTCGCTTACCGGCCGACGTGGCGGCACTGGTCGAGATTCAAGCGGTCCCGCCGTCGCTGGCCATGCGCGATCGCCTGCAGGAGGCCCAGTTATACAAGCTGCAATACGAGGCGGGTCTGTTGTCGCCGCAAACCTGGAGTCAACTCAGCGGGCTCGATTACGACCAAGAGCAGGCCAACTTGGCACAAGCGCGCAGCAAAGAAAAAAAGTCATGA